In Desulfosudis oleivorans Hxd3, the DNA window AGGCCCGGCAGGGATGTCGGCATCGCCCTGGATGCCGCGGCCAGCGAGTTTTACGAAAAGGGCAAGTATGTTCTCAAGGGCGAGGGCAAAAAACTCTCTTCCAAACAGATGGTGGACTACTACGAAAACCTCATTGACAAATATCCCATCCTGTCCATTGAAGACGGCCTGGCCGAGCAGGACTGGGACAACTGGGTCATGATGACCGACCGGCTGGGGAATACCACCCAGATCGTTGGGGACGACGTGTTTGTCACCAACCCCGCCATTTTTGAGAAGGGGATACGGGAAGGACTGGCCAACTCCATCCTGATCAAGCTCAACCAGATCGGCACGGTGTCCGAGACCCTCCAGGCCATCGACATGGCCAAACAGGCCGGTTATACCACGGTGATCTCCCACCGGTCCGGCGAAACCGAAGACGCTTTTATCGCCGACCTGGCCGTGGGGGTCAACGGCGGGCAGATCAAGACCGGGTCCCTGTCCCGGTCCGACCGGATCGCCAAGTACAACCAGTTGATCCGCATCGAAGAGGCCCTGGGCGCCGGCGCGGTGCTCTCCAACGACTTTACAGCCGTCGTCCGATAGCGTGCGCTGCGCATGACACCCAGATTCAAACCGGCGTTTATGTTGTTGATCCTGGTGGGGACCTGCCTGTGGGGCGTGTTGCCGGCGGCCGGGTATGTGCCGCCCGGAGAACTGATACTCGATCGCATGACAAGCACCCTGGGCCGAACGGGAAAATTTTCCGTTGTTCACACCACGGCTGTGGCCGATACGGCCTGCCCGCCCCTTCATGAGGCGACTGCCACGGAAACCGCCTGGTATGACCCGCCCGACCGGTTTCGGTTTGAGTCTGTTTTCAAAAAAGTAAAGCGGATCTATGTGGCCACGCCTGAGGCGGCGCTGACCATTGTGGACGGCCACGTGGTGTCCACCGCCCAAAGCCCCCTGATGCGATACCGGGAACCCCTGCTGTGCCGGGACCGCAAGCTTCTGGCGGCTCGTCTGGTGGGCATGGGCATCGACACAACGGTTTCTTCCCTGGGCCGGCTGGACGGCACCGTGGCCTACGTGGTGGGGGCAAGGTTTCCCGACGCCTCGGCATCCCAGCTCTGGGTGGCCAAGGAGACCTTTCTGCCCTTTCGCCTTATAATCAATGATTCCCGAGAAAGAACCCAGGTGGAGGCCCGCTATTCCCAGTGGCACAAGGAGGGGGCCTTTTGGTTTCCCATGCACATAGAGATATACCGGAACCACCGCCTGATACAGACCATCTGCAGCCACACGGTGACAAAAAAAAGCGTTTTTGAAAGCGGCCTTTTTGACATCACCGCGCTGCAGCGACGGTATCCGCCGGCGGACGCGGCCGAAGGCCGGCCGCCGGACAGCAGCACCGACGAGATTCAGCAGGCCATCGACAATTTCAATAAACTGTATGAATAACGCGCAGAGGTGGGCATGACGTCAAAATCCAAATTCATCTTCGTCACGGGCGGCGTGGTATCATCGCTGGGAAAGGGCCTGGCATCGGCATCCATCGGCGCTCTTCTGGAGAGCCGGGGCCTTACCGTCACCATTCAGAAGCTGGACCCTTACATCAACGTTGACCCCGGCACCATGAACCCCTTTCAGCACGGCGAGGTCTTTGTCACCGACGACGGCACCGAAACCGACCTGGACCTGGGCCACTATGAGCGGTTTACCCACGCGGTCATGGGCCGCAACAACAACTTCACCACCGGCAAGATCTACCACTCGGTCATTTCCAAGGAACGCCGGGGCGACTACCTGGGCGGCACCGTTCAGGTGATTCCCCATATCACCGACGAGATCAAGCGCAGCATCCGCATGGTGGAAAACGACGCCGACATCGTCATCACCGAGATCGGCGGCACCATCGGCGACATCGAGAGCCTGCCCTTTCTGGAGGCCATTCGCCAGATGCGCACCGACATGGGAAAGGAAAACGTGCTTTACATTCACCTGACCCTGGTGCCCTACATCCCCACGGCCAAGGAGGTGAAGACCAAGCCCACCCAGCACAGCGTCAAGGAGCTGCGCAGCATCGGCATTCAGCCGGATATCCTGTTGTGCCGGACCAGCGGCCTGCTTTCCGACGAGCTTAAGGCCAAGATCGCCCTTTTCTGTGATGTGAGCAAGGACGCGGTGATCACGGCCAAGGACGTGGACAACATCTACGAAGTGCCCCTGAACTTCAACCGGGAGGGGCTGGATGACAAGATCGTCGAGCTGCTGCATATATGGACCCGGGCGCCCCGCCTGGACTTCTGGGAAAACCTGTCGAGTGCCATCAAGGCGCCGGAACACGACGTGACCATCGCCATCGTCGGCAAATACACCAACCTCACCGAGTCTTACAAGAGCTTAAACGAGGCCCTCTACCACGGCGGGTTTGCCAACAAAAGCAGGGTGAATCTCCAGTTTATCGACTCGGAGACCATCACAAAAGAAAACGTGGCCGAGGTCCTCAAGGACGCCCACGGCATTCTGGTGCCCGGCGGTTTCGGCCCCCGCGGCATTGAGGGCAAAATCGCGGCCTGCGAATACGCCCGGACCCGGAAGGTTCCCTATTTCGGCATCTGCCTGGGCATGCAGATCGCGGTGGTGACGTTTGCCCGCCACGTGGCGGGCCTGGCCGGAGCCCACAGCACCGAATTCGACAAGAACACGCCGGACCCGGTGATCTACCTGATGCGCGAATGGTTTGACGAGCGGCTCAACACGATCCAGAAGCGGGACGTGGATTCGGACATGGGCGGCACCATGCGCCTGGGCGCGTACACCTGCGCCGTTGCGCCCGACTCTCTGGCCCACACCGCCTATGGACGGACGACCATCTCCGAGCGCCATCGTCACCGGTACGAGTTCAACAACGACTACAAGGCCACGCTGCAGGAAAAGGGCCTGATCATCAGCGGCACGTCACCGAACGGCGAGCTGGTGGAGATTGTGGAGGCAGGGGACCATCCCTGGTTTCTGGGATGCCAGTTCCACCCGGAATTCAAGTCCCGGCCGGAAGACCCCCACCCGTTGTTCCGGGAATTCATAAAGGCGGCCCTGGCTTATAAAACCGGCAACCCTGCCGACAACCCGGATTGATGGTTCCTAAATGTTTCCTCTGAAAAAGAGTGCCATGACAAAACTTCACGACAGGGAAAAGTCCCAGTTTAAAAAGCTGTTCCGCAACGAAGGTGTGGACCGGTTCGAAGAGATGATGACCGTGCTGGAGGTGTTTCTTGAAACCGAGGGTCACATCACCGCCAATGAACTGATCGACCGGCTCACGGAACACGGCTTTGATTTCGATCCCTCTTTTGTGCGGGACTCTCTGCGCCTGCTCACCCAGTTCGGGTTTGCCAAGAAGCTGCGGTTTGACGACGGCAAGATTCGATACGAGCACTGCCATCTCGGTGATCACCACGATCACATGCTCTGCCGAAAGTGCGGCAAGATCATCGAATTCGTGGACGATGCCCTTGAAACCATTCAGGCCGAGGTGGCCGCGGCCCATGGATTTCACATGCTGGGCCACCGCATGGACATCTACGGCATCTGCGCGGACTGCCTGAAAAACCGCATTCGGGTGATTCCCCTGTCCCGGGCCAGGCAGGGCGAGCACCTGGTGATCGAGGAGTTTACCGGCGGCACCAACGCCCGCATGCGCCTGATGTCCATGGGCCTGAAAACGGGGGACCCGGTGGAGGTGATCACTTCCGACCCAAGGGGCCAGGTGGTGATCGCCTCGGGTAACAAGCGGTATGCCATCGGCCGGGGCCTTGCCGGCAAGGTGATGGCCCGGCACACGGACGACCCTGCCGCCTGACACTGTTCGCCAGAGTACCCGCTCTCTTTCTCCGCCTTTACCGCCACGTCGTGCTTTTATCGGTTTTTCGACAGCTAGTGACAGCTATTGTACTTGTTCTTTCGGGTCGTTTCTGGTAGGCTTTTCCGTTGACGTTTTTTGTTTATCCTGTTTTAAAAGGGGTTTACGCGTGTTGTTGAGTCAATTGAAAGAAGGGGAGTC includes these proteins:
- a CDS encoding CTP synthase, translated to MTSKSKFIFVTGGVVSSLGKGLASASIGALLESRGLTVTIQKLDPYINVDPGTMNPFQHGEVFVTDDGTETDLDLGHYERFTHAVMGRNNNFTTGKIYHSVISKERRGDYLGGTVQVIPHITDEIKRSIRMVENDADIVITEIGGTIGDIESLPFLEAIRQMRTDMGKENVLYIHLTLVPYIPTAKEVKTKPTQHSVKELRSIGIQPDILLCRTSGLLSDELKAKIALFCDVSKDAVITAKDVDNIYEVPLNFNREGLDDKIVELLHIWTRAPRLDFWENLSSAIKAPEHDVTIAIVGKYTNLTESYKSLNEALYHGGFANKSRVNLQFIDSETITKENVAEVLKDAHGILVPGGFGPRGIEGKIAACEYARTRKVPYFGICLGMQIAVVTFARHVAGLAGAHSTEFDKNTPDPVIYLMREWFDERLNTIQKRDVDSDMGGTMRLGAYTCAVAPDSLAHTAYGRTTISERHRHRYEFNNDYKATLQEKGLIISGTSPNGELVEIVEAGDHPWFLGCQFHPEFKSRPEDPHPLFREFIKAALAYKTGNPADNPD
- a CDS encoding transcriptional repressor; protein product: MTKLHDREKSQFKKLFRNEGVDRFEEMMTVLEVFLETEGHITANELIDRLTEHGFDFDPSFVRDSLRLLTQFGFAKKLRFDDGKIRYEHCHLGDHHDHMLCRKCGKIIEFVDDALETIQAEVAAAHGFHMLGHRMDIYGICADCLKNRIRVIPLSRARQGEHLVIEEFTGGTNARMRLMSMGLKTGDPVEVITSDPRGQVVIASGNKRYAIGRGLAGKVMARHTDDPAA